Genomic window (Spirosoma sp. KCTC 42546):
TCCACCGATGGCTCCTACATCGATCAGGATATTCACCGTTTATGGCCCAGCTTCACCGTTACAGCCATTGACCCAAAAACGGGTAAATTTGAGACCCGGGATGCCCTGAGTGCGCCCATGGGCATGGGTTACGAATACCTACAGGTTAACCCAGCGGATAAAATTACGGGCATCACTACCCGCTATAACAAGGGCTACGATATGCTCGAAGATGTGGTAGAGGCTGCCAAACAGGCAAAGCAAAAACTCGCGGCCAAATCAGTCGAAGCGGGCAAATACGATCTGGTACTCGACCCATCGCACACCTGGCTGACCATCCACGAATCGGTTGGGCACCCGCTGGAACTGGATCGGGTGCTGGGCTATGAAGCCAACTTTGCCGGAACCTCCTTTGCGACTATCGATAAGTGGAAAAGCAAAGGATTCAATTACGGCAGCAATCAGGTCACCCTCTTTGCCGACAAAACCCAAACAGGTTCGTTAGGTGCTGTTGGGTACGATGATGAGGGCGTTCAAACCAAGCGCTGGAATCTGGTTAAAGATGGAATTCTGGTCAACTATCAGGCCATCCGCGACCAGGTTCACATGTTGGGCGAAACCGAATCGCAGGGTTGCTGTTATGCCGACAGTTGGGGCTCGGTTCAATTCCAGCGCATGGCCAATGTATCGCTGGCAGCAGGCAAAACTCCGCTTTCGGTCGATGAACTGATCAAAGATGTAAAGAAAGGAATTTATATTATTGGGGATAGCTCCTACTCCATTGATCAGCAGCGATATAATTTCCAGTTCAGTGGGCAGCTTGCCTACGAAATCAAAGATGGTCAGATCGTGGGTATGCTGAAAGATGTAGCCTATCAATCCAATACGCAGGAATTCTGGAACTCCTGCGTAAAGGTATGCGACGAGCGCGACTACCGATTAGGCGGATCGTTTTTTGACGGGAAAGGGCAACCGATCCAAATCAACTCCGTCTCGCACGGCAGTGCAACGGCTCGCTTCAATGGTGTCAACGTGATCAATACAGGTCGGAAAATATAGTGGAGTGGGTGTAGTAGTTAAGTGAGTGGAGTGAGGACTGATTCCACACACTCCACTTACTTAACCACTACACCCACTCCACAAATCAACCAAACACATGGCAATCATCCTAACCGAATCAGACGCAAAGGCGCTCTTACAGAAGGTGCTGCGCTACTCCAAAGCCGACGAGTGCGAAGTGAATTTGCAGGGGGAAGAGTGGAGTAACATCCGGTATGCGCTCAATAAAGTGACCACCTGCGGGTCGAAAACGTATAAAACGATTTCTGTTCAATCGGCCTTTGGTAAGAAAGTGGGCGTTGCCACTGTCGACGAATTTGACGATGCCTCGTTGGAAAAGGCGGTTCGTCGGTCGGAAGAGGTAGCTCAGTTAGCGCCTGAAAATCCTGAATACATTGGTTTACTAGGCCCTCAGCAATACCTTCCGGCAAGCGGATTTTTCGATTCAACAGCGAACATGTCGGCGGTTGATCGGGCTAAAGCGGTGGCTCAAAGTATTCAAATTGCTAAGTCGCAAAAGCAAACCGTTGCGGGTTATCTGGAAGACCGGGTTGGCTATTCGGCCATGATGAATAGCAAAGGCTTGTTTGCGTACTACCCTAGTACAAGAGTTAATTTTAGCGCCACCATCCGTACCGAAAACGGAACTGGTTCTGGCTATGCCACGCAGGGGGTGAGCGATTTTCCGAAGTTAAATACAGCATCGGCCACACAAATTGCCTTGCAAAAAGCGCTGGGTTCTGTAGGCGCGCGCGCCATCGAGCCGGGCAAATACACCGTTATTCTGGAGCCACTGGCGGCTGCCGTATTACTTGAGCATCTGTTCCGCAGTCTGGATGCGCGCAGTGCCGATGAAGGACGCTCGTTTTTGAGCAAACCCGGCGGTAAAACGAAACTCGGCGAGCAAATTATGGACGAGCGGGTAACGATCTACTCCGATCCAACTAATCCGGAACTTCCGGCATCCCCCTGGTCGGCCGATGGACGGGCGCAGGAAAAGCTCAACTGGATTGAAAAGGGCGTCGTCAAAAACCTAGCCTATTCCCGTTATTGGGCACAGAAAAAAGGCGTTAAAGCCGTACCATCCCCAAACAACGTCATGATGGTAGGCGGAACTGCTTCGCTGGATGACCTGATCAAAAGCACGCAACGCGGCATTCTGGTTACCAAATTCTGGTACATCCGCTCCGTCGATCCGCAATCACTGTTGGTGACCGGCTTAACCCGGGATGGAACGTTTTACATCGAAAACGGCAAAATAAAGCATCCCGTCAAGAATTTCCGATTCAACGAAAGTCCGGTTATCATGCTCAATAATCTGGAAACCCTGGGTAAAGTAGAGCGGGTGGTCAGCAGTGAGGGCTCCTTTAGTAACTACCTCATTCCAGCCATGAAAATCCGGGAATTTACATTCACGAGTTTGTCGGATGCGGTATAGGTGATTTATCGTAGATGCAACTGTTCAGAGCACAGAGAAAATCTTCGGACACTGCGAGAAGCAGCGCCTTAAGTAATCGTACAAAAGTAGATTAACCACAGAGGCACAGACAACTCTGTGTTCTCTGTGCCTCTGTGGTTAAAGATTCTTTCATTTAGCCAGCCATGGTAATAAAATCAACCACTGAAGATAAAAAAGTAAGAATTAACCGACGCCAACTATTAAAACTCAGCGTTCAGGGTGCGGTAGCCAGTGCATTAGGAGCCACTACAGTCCCCGCACAGGCTAGTGTTCCCAACTTCGTCAAAGAGTCCGCTAAAAACGGCAGGATCGTCGTTGTCGGTGCGGGTGCGTTTGGCGGCTGGACGGCTTTGCATCTGTTGCGTAAGGGCTATAAAGTAACCCTTGTTGATCAATTTGGCCCTGGCAACAATCAATCAAGTTCGGGTGGAGAAACACGACTGATTCGGGCCTATTATGCCGATCCTATTTATACGGACATGGCAATTCGCGCGCTAGCTATCTGGAAGGAGAATGAGGCACGGATGGGTCAAAAACTACTTCATCAGAATGGATTACTACTTTTTAACTATCCGTCCAGTAAGGCCGAATCCGAAGCGGCTGTCTCCATCTACAAAAAGGCGGGACTACCCCTCGAGAAAGTAAGTCTGGACGAGGCCGTTAAGCGGTGGCCTCAAATTGGGCTGGACGGACTGGATCATGTCATGTACGATCCAACGGCCGGGTACCTGGATGCGCGCAAAGGCTGTCAGGCCGTTCGCGATTTGTTTGTAAAAGAAGGTGGCACGTTTCTGCAACAGCAGGTGAAACAGGAAGCCATTAAAGGTGGTAAAGCAACCTCTATTACCCTTGCCAATGGCACTGTACTGGAAGCCGATCAGTTCCTGTTCGCCTGTGGCCCGTGGGTGACACGACTTTTCCCGGAACTCACGAAGAAGCTCATTGTGACCCGAGCCCTGGTTTTCTTCTTTGCCAGTCCAGCGGGTCAATCCGATTTTATGGAGAATAAACTGCCTACCTGGATGGATCGGGACATGGCGGGCCCGTTCCGCTCGTTCGGTGTGCCGGGGAGTGATTTTCGTGGATTTAAACTCGGATTAACGCCACCAGACAACAACGTAACGGATCGATTTGATACGTATAATCGCTTTGTAAAACCCGAAGAATTTGAGTTGGCGTTAGGCGTCATTAAACGTCGGTTCCCTAAAATGGTGGGTCAGCCACTGATCGAACAGCGTGTTTGTCAGGTTACGATGACACCCG
Coding sequences:
- a CDS encoding TldD/PmbA family protein, encoding MNRRDFMQVAGLGTGTLMLSQLSVFGRPVSEEALLMPGLDVAIKKRLADAALNAAKSKGASYADVRIGRYLNQFVITREDKVQNITNTESYGVGIRVIADGCWGFAAVGDAKTEAELAKAAEKAVAMAKANALLLSDEPVQLAPQKGFGEISWKTPIQKNAFEIPIKEKVDLLMAVNGAATKNGANFVNSQLFLVNEQKYFASTDGSYIDQDIHRLWPSFTVTAIDPKTGKFETRDALSAPMGMGYEYLQVNPADKITGITTRYNKGYDMLEDVVEAAKQAKQKLAAKSVEAGKYDLVLDPSHTWLTIHESVGHPLELDRVLGYEANFAGTSFATIDKWKSKGFNYGSNQVTLFADKTQTGSLGAVGYDDEGVQTKRWNLVKDGILVNYQAIRDQVHMLGETESQGCCYADSWGSVQFQRMANVSLAAGKTPLSVDELIKDVKKGIYIIGDSSYSIDQQRYNFQFSGQLAYEIKDGQIVGMLKDVAYQSNTQEFWNSCVKVCDERDYRLGGSFFDGKGQPIQINSVSHGSATARFNGVNVINTGRKI
- a CDS encoding TldD/PmbA family protein; translated protein: MAIILTESDAKALLQKVLRYSKADECEVNLQGEEWSNIRYALNKVTTCGSKTYKTISVQSAFGKKVGVATVDEFDDASLEKAVRRSEEVAQLAPENPEYIGLLGPQQYLPASGFFDSTANMSAVDRAKAVAQSIQIAKSQKQTVAGYLEDRVGYSAMMNSKGLFAYYPSTRVNFSATIRTENGTGSGYATQGVSDFPKLNTASATQIALQKALGSVGARAIEPGKYTVILEPLAAAVLLEHLFRSLDARSADEGRSFLSKPGGKTKLGEQIMDERVTIYSDPTNPELPASPWSADGRAQEKLNWIEKGVVKNLAYSRYWAQKKGVKAVPSPNNVMMVGGTASLDDLIKSTQRGILVTKFWYIRSVDPQSLLVTGLTRDGTFYIENGKIKHPVKNFRFNESPVIMLNNLETLGKVERVVSSEGSFSNYLIPAMKIREFTFTSLSDAV
- a CDS encoding FAD-binding oxidoreductase yields the protein MVIKSTTEDKKVRINRRQLLKLSVQGAVASALGATTVPAQASVPNFVKESAKNGRIVVVGAGAFGGWTALHLLRKGYKVTLVDQFGPGNNQSSSGGETRLIRAYYADPIYTDMAIRALAIWKENEARMGQKLLHQNGLLLFNYPSSKAESEAAVSIYKKAGLPLEKVSLDEAVKRWPQIGLDGLDHVMYDPTAGYLDARKGCQAVRDLFVKEGGTFLQQQVKQEAIKGGKATSITLANGTVLEADQFLFACGPWVTRLFPELTKKLIVTRALVFFFASPAGQSDFMENKLPTWMDRDMAGPFRSFGVPGSDFRGFKLGLTPPDNNVTDRFDTYNRFVKPEEFELALGVIKRRFPKMVGQPLIEQRVCQVTMTPDSDFILDTHPEADNLWVMGGDSGHGYKQGASFGEIAANTIAGEQDKIKQFALTRLLG